TACCGTATAAAATATCAGTCACCATAACAGAAGTTATATGTATTGTGAACCGTTATAACAACGGTAGTCTAACATTAACACGAACACATTGTGAGATTAGAGTATTAATATCGTTTGCGTATGTTCACAGGGGTGAGGGAGACCCAGAATTCATCAAGGTAATTCATTTTATCATATACCTACCATCGATTGTTAACTTCTATGTTTTAGCAACATATGATCATGTGCATGGATTCCATCAAGTAACAATTGTAATTTTTCATCAGCGTCAAGATCAGAAGCGGTCGGACTTGGATGAGCAGTTGAAGGAATACATCAACGAATGGCGTAAACAACGGGCCAAGGAAGAAGATGAGCTCAAACGCCTCAAGGAGAAGCAGGCCAAGCGCAAGGTAAGGGAAACAATATATAGACGACATTgttagaacataatatttttgtttttcattgtcAATGAATTGCAATTTTTAAGGGCAATTTATTTACTGTGATGAAGTCAATGTTCTATCTTACGTTACCAGACAAATATCGTCTCCATGACACGTGACACATACAAATACTGATGGCCTGTTCCCATAATTCCAGGTATCTCGCGCTGAGGAAGAGAAGCGCCTCGCCCAGAAGaagaaggaggaagaagaaAGGAGAGTGCGTGAGATTGAGGAGAAGAAACAGCGCGACATCGAAGAGAAGAGGCAGCGACTCGAGGAGGCCGAGAAGAAGCGCCAGGCTATGCTCCAGGCCATGAAAGAATCCAGCAAGACCGGACCTAACTTCACCATCCAGAAGAAGAGCGATAACGTAAGTACTTTAAGACTGCTGTAGAATTTAAGTTTGTAAACTTGTATGTGGTACGTAAAAAagtatagttttgtttttaggaTGTAGAATAATATGAGTTCCTAGTTTCCCTTTTATTTTCCATGAGATAGCATTTAATGTTAATATGAACGATAAAAGAACTAATTGATTACTCAATATAACGTAATTTTATCACTCAAAATAGCTTCAATCTATTAATCAGTTTACTTAAAGGCAGTCGACTAATCAAAATTTGTTGCCCACAGTTCGGCCTCAGCAACGCTCAACTGGAACGCAACAAGACCAAGGAGCAGCTGGAAGAGGAGAAGAAGATCTCGCTGTCCATCCGCATCAAGCCTTTGAACATCGAGGGTCTCTCCACAGAAAAGCTCCGAGTAAAAGCTCAGGAACTCTGGGAATGCATTGTCAAACTCGAGACCGAGAAATACGATCTTGAGGAGAGGCAAAAGAGGCAGGACTACGACTTAAAAGAGCTCAAAGAAAGACAAAAGCAACAGTTGAGGCACAAGGCCCTGAAGAAGGGTCTCGACCCCGAGGCACTCACAGGCAAGCACCCGGTAAGTAACACTGGTTACGGCATATTCTAGTCTTGTTTCATTAGTGAaaattttttgttgaatttaagTTTCAAACTGTTGATGTTGTTGTGGATTTTATAAGAGGTGAAgggttactattttgttttcttgtttaaaTTACCATGGAACCAGTTATCTGTAAATACGCTCACCTTAAAGAGGTGGATCAGAAAACTTTCGATGATATGCTAAAGAAACTTTAAATTTTCAGCCCAAAATCCAAGTAGCGTCCAAATACGAGCGTCGTGTCGACACAAGGTCCTACGACGACAAGAAGAAGTTGTTCGAGGGTGTAAGTATACATGCACGATAACACCGCGACAAGTCTTAAGATATCTCTCATTACTAGGTCGAATACAGTCATGGAGCTAAAATGCCTGGATATTAAATTCACATTAATTTCCCTGGCGCATATAAACcggttgaaattaaattattggacTCCAGCCAAATCTAAATCCAGGTCACTTTCTCTATTTCAATGATTCGTTTCCAGGAGACGATTTAATTCACTTGTGGtacaaagtaggtacataacacAGCCAAGAATGTAACTAATGATCACACAATGtactttgtaaaatattcaagtGTAAAGCTTGTTTATTTATAGCCAAAGATTGTAAGATACAGGAGTGTCACTGCACAAAATATGGGGTATGTAATTCACCTAAGGGATACAGTTGTAACTACACTGgctacaaacaaacatacaaatacagATAATAAAGATGACATTTAAACGCAGGGTTACGATACTCAAGTTGCTGAGTTTTTGGATAAAACGTGGAACGACAGGATGAGCGAATTCATGAACCGCAACAAAAGTAAGAGGCAACGTCGTGTTGGTCTTGTGTGTATACCCCACGACGCATGTCATCATGGCATGTCATACTCCACGTGTTCACCCTTCGATGAAAGACCTTCATATGTGTTGTCGAACTAACTTGGATCTGGTGGGATCTTCCACTTCAAAAATGCATAACCAATTTCGGATACTTGGGatcaaaataataagaaattaagCCAACTGTAGGAAAGTCCCACCAAACAAATTAATTCGTCGTTAAAACCTCCCGGGTCTCCTACCTCTTTCATAGTATTTACCCTGTGTTAACGATTCCTATAGGACCTTGAGAAACTGAACAAGGACTTCCTCGAGAAGGTGTGGCAGGAGAGGACCGAACAGTTCGGCGGCAGGCAAAAGAGTGAGTCAtattaacaacataaatatatCTCTACCAACGTGGACATATATCTGGGACTGTCGAATGGCATAGGAATAGCGAACTtgatttaaatagtttaaatgcCCTTCTACATACTCGTACTAGTCAAATAGGGCTTGTAAAACAGGAAAAGCAAGAGATTACATTCTTAACTTCACAATCGAATGATTGTATGACAAAAATTCTACTGAcgacttaaaacaaaacactatttaAAAGTCTATTCGttgcatacataattatttcggcgaacaaataaataatattacagttttcggtaaaaaaaaatagcgcTTGACATTCCCAGATAGTTCCACAAGGTACTCCCAAATCGGTAATCCTAGGTGATCCTATACAAACGTACTGTCCTGAAAGTATCATCATTCATTGAAAGTTGTTATTGTCCCACACATGCACAAGTGTAAACGGAATCTTGTTGCATGGTCATTGTCCTCGatgtgtattgtaaataattactatctgttataatttcaatgtactattaatatgaaattaatattaacaagcgaagaaacaaatatgtttctgtgtaacaattttcatatttatgaaaacttttgtCGAAACAGAATACTTAATTCTATCTTTGACCCGTAGCGTTTTATCATAGTACTTTAAAAGAATCATAACA
Above is a window of Anticarsia gemmatalis isolate Benzon Research Colony breed Stoneville strain chromosome 7, ilAntGemm2 primary, whole genome shotgun sequence DNA encoding:
- the LOC142974235 gene encoding troponin T, skeletal muscle-like isoform X1; protein product: MSDEEEYSGSEEEEVEEEVPETPAPKPESRPSIAGEGDPEFIKRQDQKRSDLDEQLKEYINEWRKQRAKEEDELKRLKEKQAKRKVSRAEEEKRLAQKKKEEEERRVREIEEKKQRDIEEKRQRLEEAEKKRQAMLQAMKESSKTGPNFTIQKKSDNFGLSNAQLERNKTKEQLEEEKKISLSIRIKPLNIEGLSTEKLRVKAQELWECIVKLETEKYDLEERQKRQDYDLKELKERQKQQLRHKALKKGLDPEALTGKHPPKIQVASKYERRVDTRSYDDKKKLFEGDLEKLNKDFLEKVWQERTEQFGGRQKTRLPKWFGERPGKKKGEPESPEGEEDVKAEVEEEDEPVYEPEPEDEEEVVEEVEEEEEEEEEEEEEEEEEEEEE
- the LOC142974235 gene encoding troponin T, skeletal muscle-like isoform X3; this translates as MSDEEEYSGSEEEEVEEEVPETPAPKPEGEGDPEFIKRQDQKRSDLDEQLKEYINEWRKQRAKEEDELKRLKEKQAKRKVSRAEEEKRLAQKKKEEEERRVREIEEKKQRDIEEKRQRLEEAEKKRQAMLQAMKESSKTGPNFTIQKKSDNFGLSNAQLERNKTKEQLEEEKKISLSIRIKPLNIEGLSTEKLRVKAQELWECIVKLETEKYDLEERQKRQDYDLKELKERQKQQLRHKALKKGLDPEALTGKHPPKIQVASKYERRVDTRSYDDKKKLFEGDLEKLNKDFLEKVWQERTEQFGGRQKTRLPKWFGERPGKKKGEPESPEGEEDVKAEVEEEDEPVYEPEPEDEEEVVEEVEEEEEEEEEEEEEEEEEEEEE
- the LOC142974235 gene encoding troponin T, skeletal muscle-like isoform X5: MSDEEEYSGSEEEEVEEEVPETGEGDPEFIKRQDQKRSDLDEQLKEYINEWRKQRAKEEDELKRLKEKQAKRKVSRAEEEKRLAQKKKEEEERRVREIEEKKQRDIEEKRQRLEEAEKKRQAMLQAMKESSKTGPNFTIQKKSDNFGLSNAQLERNKTKEQLEEEKKISLSIRIKPLNIEGLSTEKLRVKAQELWECIVKLETEKYDLEERQKRQDYDLKELKERQKQQLRHKALKKGLDPEALTGKHPPKIQVASKYERRVDTRSYDDKKKLFEGDLEKLNKDFLEKVWQERTEQFGGRQKTRLPKWFGERPGKKKGEPESPEGEEDVKAEVEEEDEPVYEPEPEDEEEVVEEVEEEEEEEEEEEEEEEEEEEEE
- the LOC142974235 gene encoding troponin T-like isoform X2, which produces MSDEEEYSGSEEEEVEEEVPETPAPKPESRPSIAGEGDPEFIKRQDQKRSDLDEQLKEYINEWRKQRAKEEDELKRLKEKQAKRKVSRAEEEKRLAQKKKEEEERRVREIEEKKQRDIEEKRQRLEEAEKKRQAMLQAMKESSKTGPNFTIQKKSDNFGLSNAQLERNKTKEQLEEEKKISLSIRIKPLNIEGLSTEKLRVKAQELWECIVKLETEKYDLEERQKRQDYDLKELKERQKQQLRHKALKKGLDPEALTGKHPPKIQVASKYERRVDTRSYDDKKKLFEGGYDTQVAEFLDKTWNDRMSEFMNRNKTRLPKWFGERPGKKKGEPESPEGEEDVKAEVEEEDEPVYEPEPEDEEEVVEEVEEEEEEEEEEEEEEEEEEEEE
- the LOC142974235 gene encoding troponin T, skeletal muscle-like isoform X4 produces the protein MSDEEEYSGSEEEEVEEEVPETPAPKPEGEGDPEFIKRQDQKRSDLDEQLKEYINEWRKQRAKEEDELKRLKEKQAKRKVSRAEEEKRLAQKKKEEEERRVREIEEKKQRDIEEKRQRLEEAEKKRQAMLQAMKESSKTGPNFTIQKKSDNFGLSNAQLERNKTKEQLEEEKKISLSIRIKPLNIEGLSTEKLRVKAQELWECIVKLETEKYDLEERQKRQDYDLKELKERQKQQLRHKALKKGLDPEALTGKHPPKIQVASKYERRVDTRSYDDKKKLFEGGYDTQVAEFLDKTWNDRMSEFMNRNKTRLPKWFGERPGKKKGEPESPEGEEDVKAEVEEEDEPVYEPEPEDEEEVVEEVEEEEEEEEEEEEEEEEEEEEE
- the LOC142974235 gene encoding troponin T, skeletal muscle-like isoform X6 gives rise to the protein MSDEEEYSGSEEEEVEEEVPETGEGDPEFIKRQDQKRSDLDEQLKEYINEWRKQRAKEEDELKRLKEKQAKRKVSRAEEEKRLAQKKKEEEERRVREIEEKKQRDIEEKRQRLEEAEKKRQAMLQAMKESSKTGPNFTIQKKSDNFGLSNAQLERNKTKEQLEEEKKISLSIRIKPLNIEGLSTEKLRVKAQELWECIVKLETEKYDLEERQKRQDYDLKELKERQKQQLRHKALKKGLDPEALTGKHPPKIQVASKYERRVDTRSYDDKKKLFEGGYDTQVAEFLDKTWNDRMSEFMNRNKTRLPKWFGERPGKKKGEPESPEGEEDVKAEVEEEDEPVYEPEPEDEEEVVEEVEEEEEEEEEEEEEEEEEEEEE